From Polaribacter butkevichii, a single genomic window includes:
- a CDS encoding helix-turn-helix domain-containing protein, whose protein sequence is MIKVEEKLFNFIKLRLPKNVSLIDDISDVLDLNYDAAYRRIKGKTPLNLTETLKLSNHYNINLNTLLVETKDDVQKIIVEKTHNIISDNFLHIFFKKSIKEIENILDSKGAQIINSLKDYPLYHAGNGYFSKFRIYALMNMSSSDVDIKKLPFSSFNPSAEVLKNYTTFLSKYDKVSLIEIWSDSTIDNILNQIQYFFEIGLTTKDESLRIADSLIESLTLIEKQAGNQKRNNSENSYHLYHNNLVSLLNTVLMKTNTHKKVFVPYTNLSYFKVSDENTTNQIEQHLKIQLEFSNNLSGDAAVERKKFFNILYQKVENRKIKILV, encoded by the coding sequence ATGATAAAAGTAGAAGAGAAATTATTTAATTTCATAAAACTAAGACTCCCTAAAAATGTGTCACTTATTGATGACATTTCTGATGTTTTAGACTTAAATTATGATGCTGCCTATAGAAGAATTAAAGGAAAAACCCCTTTAAACTTAACAGAAACTTTAAAACTATCTAATCATTACAATATAAATTTAAACACTTTATTAGTTGAAACAAAAGATGATGTTCAAAAAATTATTGTAGAAAAAACACACAATATAATTTCAGATAATTTTTTACATATTTTTTTTAAAAAATCGATAAAAGAAATTGAAAATATTTTAGATTCTAAAGGAGCACAAATTATTAATTCTCTTAAAGACTATCCTCTTTACCATGCTGGTAACGGTTATTTTTCTAAATTTAGAATCTATGCTCTAATGAATATGTCTAGTAGTGATGTTGACATAAAAAAACTTCCATTTTCTTCTTTTAATCCATCTGCAGAAGTACTGAAAAATTATACTACTTTTTTAAGTAAATACGACAAAGTTTCTCTAATAGAAATTTGGAGTGATTCTACTATAGACAATATTTTAAATCAAATTCAGTACTTTTTTGAAATAGGACTTACAACCAAAGACGAATCATTGCGTATTGCAGATAGCTTAATTGAATCTTTAACTTTAATTGAAAAACAAGCAGGAAATCAAAAAAGAAATAATAGCGAAAACAGTTATCATTTATACCATAATAATCTCGTTTCATTACTAAACACAGTACTTATGAAAACAAATACTCACAAAAAGGTATTTGTACCCTACACTAATTTAAGTTATTTTAAAGTAAGTGATGAAAACACTACAAACCAAATTGAACAACATTTAAAAATACAATTAGAGTTTTCTAATAATCTTTCTGGTGATGCCGCAGTTGAAAGAAAAAAATTCTTCAATATTTTATACCAAAAGGTTGAAAACCGAAAAATAAAAATATTAGTCTAA
- the rsmI gene encoding 16S rRNA (cytidine(1402)-2'-O)-methyltransferase produces the protein MSKLYLVPTPIGNLEDMTFRAVRILKEVDFILAEDTRTSGKLLKHFEIATQMHSHHMHNEHKSVKGIVQRIQNGETCALISDAGTPAISDPGFLLTRACVENNIEVDCLPGATAFVPALVNSGLPNDKFVFEGFLPVKKGRQTRFLLLAEETRTMIIYESPHKLIKTLGHFVEYFGADRQVSVSRELTKMFEETIRGTATEVLAHYTAKPPKGEIVVIVEGKK, from the coding sequence ATGAGTAAATTATATTTAGTGCCAACACCCATAGGTAATTTAGAAGACATGACTTTTAGAGCTGTACGAATTCTAAAAGAAGTAGATTTTATTTTGGCAGAAGACACGCGTACAAGCGGTAAACTCTTAAAACATTTTGAAATTGCTACTCAAATGCACAGTCACCATATGCACAATGAGCATAAGTCTGTAAAAGGAATTGTGCAAAGAATACAAAACGGAGAAACTTGTGCCTTAATTTCAGATGCTGGTACACCTGCAATTTCAGATCCTGGATTTTTACTCACAAGAGCCTGTGTAGAAAATAATATAGAGGTAGATTGTTTACCAGGGGCTACAGCTTTTGTACCTGCGTTGGTAAATTCTGGTTTACCTAATGATAAGTTTGTTTTTGAAGGGTTTTTACCTGTAAAAAAAGGAAGACAAACTCGGTTTTTATTATTAGCGGAAGAAACAAGAACGATGATTATTTACGAATCTCCACATAAATTAATAAAAACATTGGGGCATTTTGTAGAATATTTTGGAGCAGACAGACAAGTTTCTGTATCTAGAGAATTAACAAAAATGTTTGAAGAAACTATTAGAGGAACTGCAACCGAAGTTTTAGCACATTACACAGCAAAACCCCCAAAAGGTGAAATTGTTGTGATTGTAGAAGGGAAGAAGTAG
- a CDS encoding uracil-DNA glycosylase family protein: MQTLLSEIKQCTICEPYLDLGANPVVSVHQKSKIIIVGQAPGTKVHVSGIPWDDASGKQLRKWLNVSDEVFYDVENFAIVPMGFCYPGKGKSGDKPPRKECAPKWHQQLFDKMPKLKLIILIGMYAQNYYLKDTAKRTLTETVDNYPAYLPKYFTLPHPSPRNRFWLTKNPWFELNVIPELQKRVAAIIE; the protein is encoded by the coding sequence ATGCAAACCCTTTTATCAGAAATAAAACAATGTACAATTTGTGAACCTTATTTAGATTTGGGCGCAAATCCTGTAGTTAGTGTTCATCAAAAATCTAAAATTATTATTGTTGGGCAAGCGCCTGGTACTAAGGTGCATGTCTCTGGAATTCCTTGGGATGATGCAAGTGGAAAGCAATTAAGAAAATGGCTAAATGTTTCTGATGAGGTTTTTTACGATGTAGAAAATTTTGCCATTGTACCTATGGGATTTTGTTATCCTGGAAAAGGAAAAAGCGGAGACAAGCCACCTAGAAAAGAATGTGCACCAAAATGGCATCAGCAATTATTTGATAAAATGCCAAAACTAAAACTGATTATTTTAATAGGAATGTATGCGCAGAACTATTATTTAAAAGATACCGCAAAAAGGACGCTTACAGAAACAGTAGATAATTATCCGGCGTATTTACCTAAATATTTTACACTTCCGCATCCATCACCAAGAAATCGTTTTTGGTTGACTAAAAATCCTTGGTTTGAGCTGAATGTTATTCCTGAATTACAGAAAAGAGTTGCTGCAATTATTGAATGA
- a CDS encoding PLAT/LH2 domain-containing protein codes for MRPKQLKLKSKSPSLKTKVAPKLTKNLGSLTKKQISFLNEVESSQPQPENTHLLPGLHFLGCGYNIFGSYADESAILERLIDPNKVKQWGTTPQGSITYAHWPFVKFMKKSKALSETFSGKTLDSMCKEITKKAGLSGSYCGFQGSVNLDTFKSVSKSYYHEWFRKLSVIQKWQLTLDTPTRIRQYLYTDVANAINNWDPIKLFEKYGLYFTDGVILGGRFSYTSAIDTYEWASKDEMNLAVKASYLSFVSASASISSSTTQNKYESSSEIEIETVGGDNLIGGDSISNRQSYLNWRNSVTDEEITLIDFPNNRGLTGIWELASSYNRRSFLHQKAYEYGKQMEKKYGYSPLGAKKLVNYVIKIKTGNSKYDDTDAKVLARLTGIDRLGVRRVGMWENLDTVKDDRERGHTDEHLIDKHEDLGELKYIELYHTEKKDAWVCEWVEVKNSTNGKTYAARVNKKFKNNMSKILLTEE; via the coding sequence ATGAGACCAAAACAACTAAAATTAAAAAGTAAATCACCGTCATTAAAAACAAAAGTTGCTCCAAAATTGACGAAAAACCTTGGGAGTTTAACTAAAAAACAAATAAGTTTCTTAAATGAGGTAGAGAGTTCTCAGCCGCAACCAGAGAATACTCATTTGCTACCTGGGCTACATTTTTTAGGGTGTGGTTACAATATTTTTGGTTCATACGCAGATGAAAGCGCAATTTTAGAACGTTTAATTGATCCTAACAAAGTAAAACAATGGGGTACAACACCACAAGGAAGTATTACTTATGCACATTGGCCTTTTGTAAAATTTATGAAGAAATCTAAAGCACTTTCTGAAACTTTTAGCGGTAAAACTTTAGATAGTATGTGTAAAGAAATAACAAAAAAAGCAGGATTGTCTGGCTCTTATTGTGGTTTTCAAGGTTCAGTAAATTTAGATACTTTTAAATCTGTTTCTAAAAGTTACTACCATGAGTGGTTTAGAAAGTTATCAGTAATACAAAAATGGCAACTAACCTTAGATACACCTACTCGAATACGACAATACCTTTATACAGATGTTGCAAATGCTATAAACAATTGGGATCCAATTAAACTTTTTGAAAAATACGGACTCTATTTTACCGATGGCGTTATTTTAGGAGGACGATTTAGTTATACTTCTGCTATTGATACGTATGAGTGGGCTTCAAAAGATGAAATGAATTTAGCAGTTAAAGCTAGCTATCTTTCATTTGTTAGTGCATCTGCAAGTATTTCTAGTTCTACCACACAAAATAAATACGAATCCAGTTCTGAAATTGAAATAGAAACTGTTGGAGGTGATAATTTAATTGGAGGTGATAGTATTTCAAACCGTCAATCATATTTAAATTGGAGAAACTCGGTTACAGATGAAGAAATTACGCTTATCGATTTTCCTAATAATCGAGGCTTAACAGGAATTTGGGAATTAGCTAGTTCTTATAACAGAAGGTCTTTTCTTCATCAAAAAGCCTACGAATATGGAAAACAAATGGAAAAAAAATATGGATACAGCCCATTAGGAGCTAAAAAACTAGTTAATTATGTTATTAAAATAAAAACTGGGAACTCTAAATACGATGATACAGATGCAAAAGTTTTAGCTCGTTTAACAGGTATAGATAGATTAGGAGTAAGACGTGTTGGTATGTGGGAAAATTTAGACACCGTTAAAGATGATAGAGAAAGAGGACATACAGATGAACATCTTATTGATAAACACGAGGACTTGGGAGAATTAAAATACATAGAGCTTTATCATACAGAAAAAAAAGATGCGTGGGTTTGTGAATGGGTAGAGGTTAAGAACAGTACCAATGGAAAAACGTATGCCGCTAGGGTTAATAAAAAATTCAAAAACAATATGTCAAAAATATTGCTAACTGAAGAGTAA
- a CDS encoding OsmC family protein yields the protein MATNIVTTTWKENMQFESDNPSGLNLTMDAGEESGGEGKGYRPKALMLASLAGCSGLDVISLLKKMHAEVADFKIDITAELTEEHPKFYKKVKVDYHFSDTELQPKKIQKAVNLSVTKYCGVMEMFRQFAEVDIEIHLHKIEL from the coding sequence ATGGCTACAAATATTGTAACAACTACCTGGAAAGAAAATATGCAATTCGAATCTGATAATCCGAGTGGGTTAAATTTGACGATGGATGCTGGAGAAGAAAGTGGAGGAGAAGGAAAAGGGTACAGACCAAAAGCTTTAATGTTGGCTTCTTTGGCAGGTTGTTCTGGTTTAGATGTAATTTCTTTGTTAAAGAAAATGCATGCGGAAGTGGCCGACTTTAAAATAGATATTACTGCAGAGTTAACAGAAGAGCATCCTAAGTTTTATAAAAAAGTAAAAGTTGATTATCATTTTAGTGATACAGAATTACAACCTAAGAAAATACAAAAAGCAGTAAATTTATCTGTTACAAAGTACTGTGGTGTTATGGAAATGTTCCGTCAATTTGCTGAGGTAGATATCGAAATTCATTTGCATAAAATTGAGCTTTAA
- a CDS encoding cupin domain-containing protein, whose protein sequence is MSVINLQDKLTLFSDHWSPKKVGELNGQQILLAKLKGEFVFHKHDYEDELFMVLKGSLDIELRNKTVTLKEGEFYIVPKGVEHKPIAKEEVHIVLFEPLSIKHTGDVIADITVETYPAI, encoded by the coding sequence ATGAGCGTAATTAATCTTCAAGATAAATTAACATTATTTTCAGATCATTGGTCACCTAAAAAAGTAGGCGAATTAAATGGTCAACAAATTTTATTAGCAAAACTAAAAGGTGAGTTTGTTTTTCATAAACATGATTATGAAGATGAACTTTTTATGGTTTTAAAAGGCTCTTTAGATATTGAGTTGCGCAACAAAACAGTCACTTTAAAAGAAGGTGAATTTTACATTGTACCAAAAGGAGTAGAACATAAACCAATAGCAAAAGAAGAAGTTCATATTGTATTGTTCGAACCTTTAAGCATAAAACATACAGGTGATGTTATTGCAGATATTACTGTAGAAACCTATCCAGCTATTTAA
- a CDS encoding helix-turn-helix transcriptional regulator: MKNLIKVERARHSLTQGDLAEKVGVSRQTIYAIENNKFNPSVTLAIKMARFFNVTVEYLFDIEEEL; encoded by the coding sequence ATGAAAAACTTAATAAAAGTAGAACGCGCAAGACATAGTTTAACACAAGGAGATTTAGCTGAAAAAGTAGGAGTTTCTAGGCAAACAATTTACGCTATCGAAAACAATAAGTTTAATCCATCAGTAACATTAGCTATAAAAATGGCTCGGTTTTTTAATGTTACTGTAGAATATCTATTTGATATTGAAGAGGAATTATAA
- the recJ gene encoding single-stranded-DNA-specific exonuclease RecJ — protein sequence MRWTLKPKPDKEKVEKLAEELQVDKTIAAILCQRNIETFEDAKKYFRPSLDEIHDPFLMKDMDLAVARIEAAIANGENILVFGDYDVDGTTAVSLVASYLKTIYPNIATYIPDRYAEGYGVSYMGIDFAHDNDFSLIIALDCGIKAIDKVAYAAEKNVDFIICDHHKPGDEIPKAVAVLNAKREDCTYPFDELCGCGVGFKLIQALGVSRNQTIKDFIPYLDLVATAIAADIVPMNGENRVLAYHGLQVINENPRNGIKAIIYQTKKTELTITDVVFTIAPRINAAGRMKHGNYAVELLTEMDFDAAVDFAAAIEIFNADRKDLDKKITDQALIQIIDNDEENRFTSVVYQEDWHKGVIGIVASRLIEKYYRPTLVFTKSGDKLAASARSVKGFDVYNALHACEEFIEQFGGHKYAAGLTLLPENYENFKNKFEEVVRETIDKDLLTPEISIDAEIDLLDITPKFFRIIQQMAPFGPMNMRPTFKTSCVRDNGYGKQVGADKTHLKLNVFQGDNKQTFNSIGFGLGDKMEFVKNDFDIVYALDVNEWNGNTSIQLLLKDLK from the coding sequence ATGAGATGGACGTTAAAGCCAAAGCCAGATAAGGAAAAAGTAGAAAAATTAGCAGAAGAGCTTCAGGTTGATAAAACCATAGCAGCTATTCTTTGTCAGAGAAATATTGAAACATTTGAGGACGCTAAAAAGTATTTTCGACCAAGTTTAGATGAGATTCACGATCCTTTTTTAATGAAGGATATGGATCTTGCTGTTGCCAGAATTGAAGCTGCAATTGCGAATGGCGAAAATATTTTAGTCTTTGGTGATTATGATGTAGATGGTACAACGGCTGTGTCTTTAGTTGCGTCTTATTTAAAAACGATTTACCCAAATATTGCAACTTACATTCCAGATAGATATGCCGAAGGTTATGGCGTTTCTTATATGGGAATCGATTTTGCACACGACAATGATTTCTCTTTAATCATTGCGTTAGATTGTGGAATAAAAGCTATCGATAAAGTTGCCTATGCAGCCGAAAAAAATGTCGATTTTATTATCTGCGATCACCATAAACCTGGTGATGAAATACCTAAAGCAGTTGCCGTTTTAAATGCAAAAAGAGAGGATTGTACATATCCTTTTGATGAGCTTTGTGGTTGCGGAGTAGGGTTTAAATTAATTCAGGCATTGGGCGTTTCTAGAAATCAAACGATAAAAGACTTTATTCCGTATCTAGATTTAGTTGCTACTGCAATTGCCGCGGATATTGTACCAATGAATGGAGAAAATAGAGTTTTGGCTTATCATGGTTTACAGGTAATTAACGAAAATCCTAGAAACGGAATTAAAGCCATCATTTATCAAACTAAAAAAACGGAATTAACAATTACCGATGTTGTTTTTACAATTGCACCAAGAATAAATGCTGCAGGTAGAATGAAACATGGTAATTATGCGGTAGAATTACTAACTGAAATGGATTTTGATGCTGCAGTTGATTTTGCTGCTGCCATAGAAATTTTTAATGCCGATAGAAAAGATTTAGATAAGAAAATTACAGACCAAGCATTAATTCAAATTATTGATAATGATGAAGAAAATAGGTTTACTTCTGTAGTTTATCAAGAAGATTGGCACAAAGGTGTTATTGGTATTGTAGCTTCTCGTTTGATAGAAAAATATTACAGACCTACTTTAGTCTTTACCAAGAGTGGCGATAAATTAGCTGCTTCTGCGCGTTCTGTAAAAGGTTTTGATGTGTACAATGCGTTGCATGCATGTGAAGAGTTTATAGAGCAATTTGGTGGTCATAAATATGCTGCAGGTTTAACTTTGTTGCCAGAAAATTACGAGAATTTTAAAAATAAGTTCGAAGAAGTTGTTAGGGAAACTATTGATAAAGATTTGCTAACTCCAGAAATTTCTATAGATGCAGAAATAGATTTGTTAGATATTACACCTAAGTTTTTTAGAATTATTCAGCAAATGGCACCTTTTGGACCAATGAATATGCGACCTACTTTTAAAACAAGTTGTGTTAGAGATAATGGTTACGGAAAACAAGTTGGAGCAGATAAAACACATTTAAAATTAAATGTTTTTCAAGGCGATAATAAACAGACTTTTAATTCAATAGGTTTTGGTTTAGGCGATAAAATGGAGTTTGTTAAAAACGATTTTGACATTGTGTACGCTTTAGATGTAAACGAATGGAATGGTAATACATCGATACAATTGTTGTTGAAGGATTTGAAATAA
- a CDS encoding LuxR C-terminal-related transcriptional regulator, with the protein MRLFYVFLCVLLPFFSLFSQKKNIKIDSAYQVLKNTPSSIKKVDNLIDLYKQSIRQKEINKTILEDALTISKNIFYIKGIGVCYDRKGINARYEQDYSSSITNHKRGLSYLTQTTDTLLILICLNNLGVTYRKVNLEKEAFNYYFEALKLSEKFKDKRSESIALNGIGNVFIDTHQYDKALYYLRKGIQLEKERNNNKGQEYGYANLGEIFIEKQRYDSAYFYIDKALDLAIKYPRKEGVAIKYTLFGKLYQRKGDYKKSNEYYFKSIPQLTTFKNTRYLSKSCLNIGVNNLYLNEFKEAKIYIDKGLFKAKQINSKENILLGYETLTDYYSKTNQFKKALNAQKQVLAVRDSILNEASQKSFISTQISYESSKKDTKIQSLAKAKNESDDKANSNFWLFIATAIIGLISILVLFLLRRNKILELEQKNTEIKNYLLQIKKLKTSNQQETSFSKKELKEFELSKREVEVLKHISNGLSNAQIAEKMYVSSNTIKTHISHIYTKLDVKNRVQAIQKISN; encoded by the coding sequence ATGAGACTCTTCTATGTTTTTTTGTGTGTTTTATTGCCTTTTTTCTCACTGTTTTCTCAAAAAAAGAACATTAAAATTGATAGCGCTTATCAAGTACTAAAAAATACACCTAGTTCTATTAAAAAAGTAGATAATTTAATAGATTTATACAAACAATCTATACGTCAAAAAGAAATAAACAAAACTATTTTAGAAGATGCTTTAACTATTTCTAAAAATATATTTTACATTAAAGGGATAGGTGTTTGCTATGATAGAAAGGGAATTAATGCTCGTTACGAGCAAGATTATAGCAGTTCTATAACCAATCACAAAAGAGGATTGTCTTACTTAACTCAAACTACAGATACGTTATTAATATTAATCTGTTTAAATAATTTGGGAGTTACTTACAGAAAAGTGAATTTAGAAAAAGAGGCCTTTAATTATTATTTTGAAGCTTTAAAACTTTCTGAAAAATTTAAAGATAAAAGAAGTGAATCAATTGCTTTAAACGGTATAGGAAATGTTTTTATTGATACGCATCAATATGATAAAGCGCTTTATTATTTAAGAAAAGGAATTCAACTCGAAAAAGAAAGAAATAATAATAAAGGACAAGAATATGGGTATGCCAATTTAGGAGAGATTTTTATAGAAAAACAACGCTACGATTCTGCTTATTTTTATATTGACAAAGCTTTAGATTTAGCAATTAAATACCCAAGAAAAGAAGGTGTTGCTATTAAATACACTTTGTTCGGAAAATTGTATCAAAGAAAAGGAGATTATAAAAAATCTAACGAATATTATTTTAAATCCATACCGCAATTAACCACGTTTAAAAATACCCGGTATTTAAGTAAGAGTTGTTTAAATATTGGTGTTAATAACCTTTATTTAAATGAGTTTAAAGAAGCAAAAATATATATTGATAAAGGATTATTTAAAGCAAAACAAATAAACTCTAAAGAAAATATTTTATTGGGGTATGAAACATTAACGGATTATTATTCTAAAACCAATCAATTTAAAAAAGCGTTAAATGCACAAAAGCAAGTATTGGCTGTTAGAGATAGTATTTTAAATGAAGCATCGCAGAAAAGCTTTATAAGTACTCAAATAAGTTACGAGTCTTCTAAGAAAGATACTAAAATACAGTCTTTAGCAAAAGCAAAAAACGAAAGTGATGATAAAGCAAATTCTAACTTTTGGCTTTTTATAGCAACTGCAATTATTGGGCTAATTAGTATTCTTGTTTTATTTCTATTAAGAAGAAATAAAATATTAGAGTTAGAGCAAAAAAATACAGAGATTAAAAATTATTTACTTCAAATTAAAAAGCTTAAAACAAGCAATCAACAAGAGACTTCTTTCTCTAAAAAGGAACTAAAAGAATTTGAATTATCTAAAAGAGAGGTGGAGGTGCTAAAACATATTTCAAACGGACTAAGTAATGCTCAAATTGCTGAAAAAATGTATGTTTCTAGTAATACCATAAAAACACATATCTCTCATATTTACACTAAATTAGATGTAAAAAATAGAGTACAGGCTATTCAAAAAATTTCTAACTAA
- a CDS encoding carboxymuconolactone decarboxylase family protein — translation MPLVTPLSSEHDLETKELALFFNETLGFCPNSVLTMQRRPAISKAFINLNKAVMANEGKVTSALKRMIAWVSSNATGCRYCQAHAIRAAERYGAEQEQLDNIWEYKTHPAFSDSERAALDFSLAASMVPNAVDSKIKDELYKYWDEGEIVEMLGVISLFGYLNRWNDSMGTTLEEDAIESGNQYLGKHGFEVGKHK, via the coding sequence ATGCCATTAGTTACACCACTATCATCAGAACACGATTTAGAAACAAAAGAATTAGCCCTATTTTTTAATGAAACATTAGGCTTTTGCCCAAATTCTGTTTTAACAATGCAACGAAGACCTGCAATTTCTAAAGCTTTTATTAACTTAAACAAAGCTGTAATGGCCAATGAAGGTAAGGTTACCTCCGCTTTAAAAAGAATGATTGCTTGGGTTTCTAGTAATGCTACAGGTTGTAGATACTGTCAGGCACACGCTATTAGAGCTGCAGAAAGATATGGAGCAGAACAAGAGCAATTAGATAATATTTGGGAATATAAGACACACCCTGCTTTTTCTGATTCAGAACGAGCTGCATTAGATTTTTCATTAGCTGCTTCTATGGTACCAAATGCTGTAGACTCTAAAATTAAAGACGAGTTATATAAATATTGGGATGAAGGAGAAATTGTAGAAATGTTGGGGGTTATCTCTCTTTTCGGATACTTAAATCGTTGGAATGACTCTATGGGAACCACACTAGAAGAAGATGCTATAGAAAGTGGAAATCAATATTTAGGAAAACACGGTTTTGAAGTTGGTAAACACAAATAA
- a CDS encoding HopJ type III effector protein has protein sequence MIIQELITKLKSNPTSINFADTMQVIEDNYNFTPTTFTNGDITNNAGENSGSCKLFAFAKHQKLRKEETLFCFGEHYKNVLEDENGDSHQNIRNFMKFGFDGLSFDGKALELKS, from the coding sequence ATGATCATCCAAGAACTCATAACAAAATTAAAATCAAATCCAACATCAATTAACTTTGCAGATACCATGCAAGTAATAGAGGATAACTACAATTTTACGCCAACTACTTTTACAAACGGAGATATTACAAATAACGCAGGTGAAAATTCTGGTTCTTGTAAATTATTTGCTTTTGCAAAACATCAAAAATTAAGAAAAGAAGAAACGTTATTTTGTTTTGGAGAACATTATAAAAATGTTTTAGAAGATGAAAATGGAGATTCCCATCAAAATATTAGAAACTTTATGAAGTTTGGTTTTGATGGTTTGTCTTTTGATGGTAAAGCTTTAGAATTGAAATCATAA